A window of Raphanus sativus cultivar WK10039 unplaced genomic scaffold, ASM80110v3 Scaffold1500, whole genome shotgun sequence genomic DNA:
ATGAAGAAAGAAGGAAACTAATTAAACCTCTAATTGTCGAAACATAGGAAGCCAATATTCACTCAAACAGTCCAAGGTCTCTTGTCTATCCATTGCAAACGTCAGAACTATTGCATCTGCTTCCTTGACTTCCTTAACTACCTCTCCCATATCTTCCGGTCTAAATATGTTATTACCAGAGACATCAACAGAAAAAAACAACCgttatattcaaatataaaccTATGCCTCTTTACCACGaaaagaattatattatatgCATCCCTTAATAATGTCAATATATACACAAGCATTTACCTTGAAGAAGTGTCGATAAGGGTAACGGGAACATCTCCAGAGCATTTTTCAGAAGGTAAATTGACATAAGGCAACAGAGGAGGGATGTTAGGATCAGGATGGTAACGATGACCAGTTACTGCAGCCATGATCAAACTTGATTTCCTAGTTCCTTTCTCACCAACCACAACGATTCTTACCGGTCTTTTCGAGCTAGGACTGTCTCCCATACCAAAACCACTCATCATCTGATTCTGAAAACAAGCATCAAAGTAAATTTTCCGGATGACAAACATATACATGTCTTGGAAGACAGCATTCTGAGAATATCTATGGCCTAGAGGTTTAACATTCAAGTTTTAAGGTATTGTATGTTGAAAAGGAGAAGACTTTTACACAACCCACAAGATCAAATTACTGAAACAGAGtcaaagaaacagagagagactAGATGATCCATGCATACTTTTCAGAATGATTCAGATGCTCAGAAGCGGTAAGATAAGATTTTACCTTGAAGGTCAAAATGCAAACAAAGGCGGGAATATTGTAATTAAGCTTTCTAAGGATGAGAATTCAAAGTGGCATTTTCATCTCTATTTATTCTGCTGATTGATTCCAAGTAGCATTTTCAGTCAACTAAACCATGTGTCACTTCTTAGTGATTAGGTATGTTTTTAACGGTGATATTGGTGTTTGTGGGGAATAATCAACGGACGAGATTGAATATTGTGACTTGGATATAACTGGTCTTACTGTTTCTGTTATGTTGTTACCAATTTGGGTGTTCAAAACTTTTAATTACTTGCAttaatttgaattttctattaCTGTATAGAAAATCCTTTCCAACATAACATTCGCGTTACAACCATTACAGTTTAATTATGTTGCCATTTTTTTTGGTCAGAAAGTTTAACCATGTTACCATGCTATTTTTACTACATTTTgactatataaataaataacaatttatttaaaaaaaacgtgAGTGaatcttattatatacttttcatTTAAGTATTCAACTCATTTAAATTTGTTACCAAAAGACTATTCCAAATCACTTAccaaataataatatgattatCTAATTAAACATTTGTGTTGTTAACCTGATAAATTCGATAATTTCTGGGTTTTTTTCAAAATGCGAGAAAaggtatataaaacatcaagtgGGACGAAAGCTTCCGGATGAGGAAGAAGTTTACCTTCTGTTACAAAGGCGAGTATCTTCTCAATTCCTGAGGAGACGAACGTGAGATcgagaaggaaggaaggaaggaaggagagaGCAAGATGATGACCGGCGGGAACTACACGACTATCGACAGCCAGAAAGTCTCTGGATCTGTACCTGTAAGCTCTTTCGATCTCGAATTGTTATACATGACTATCTATCTCTACGCCTGTACTTCTTCCGATCTGATctagttttttgttttgatcGTAGTCTGTTCCAGATCCAGGCCACACCACCGTCAAATTCACAGGTAAAACATCCGATTCGATTGTAGATTGCTTAGGTCAGAACGGAATTGATTTGAAATTGTGgctaaagaagaaaataaatatcagtGCGATTTGTTAAGGAATTGTTATGGAAAGTAGTATCTCTAGTTCAATCAGATTAGGGTTTAAGCTGGAATCTTAAGGTATTTGATTGAAGGATGATAGCATTTGTTTGTGTTGCAGAATCAAATCTTCAAACCTTTCCTCCTTCTGCTGCTCAGGGCAAGATCTCTGGTGGTAGTAATCCCCCTCGTGACGCCGACGGTATTGAGTTCATTTCATCCTATGCTTCACGTGCTTCGATAGAGCTTATAGTATAACATTGGTGTGCAGATACGTTTTCTGGACCTGGTAACGGTAGTAGTAGTAGAGATGAACCTCAGTCTGGTGGCTGGCTCCATAAATTCACTGTTGGTGCTTACAAGCCGTTCTTCGATGTGGACACTTCGGATGTTGTGGACAGACTCAAAGAGTCTCTCTTCCCGTTCCGTGGAACGTTTACTGAGAAGACTGCTGATAAGCCTGACTTGTAAGAGTTGTtagtctttttcttttcctttttggaCTTCTCCTATGTGttgattttgtatttttttttttgtgtaggtATGGTCCGTTTTGGATATGCACGACTTTGATATTCGTGGCGGCATCTATCGGCACGTTTGTCACGTACGTGGCACACAAATGGAAGAAACAGGAATGGAACTACGATATCAATCTTGTGACTTGGTCCGCAGGAGTGTTCTATGGCTATGTCACGCTTGTTCCTCTAGCGTTATATGTCGTTCTCAAGTACTTCTCTGCGCCTTCAGGGCTAGTCCAGCTCTTCTGCCTCTACGGATATTCCTTGTTCATCTTCATCCCTGCATTGGTAACACCAAACCGCTCCTTactgaaaaaaaattgtgattcataccgaaacattttttttcatctGTTTGTGTCTGTCTCTGCAGTGCCTCTCGGTGGTGCCAGTGGAGATCTTTAGATGGGTCATCGCGGGTGTGGCAGGGTTCATGTCTGCGACATTTGTAGCTCTGAACCTCAAAGCGCATATCAATTCAGCTGGAGAGAGATCAATCCTGATAATCGCAAGTATATTTCTTTTGCAGCTGGGGCTTGCGGTTGTGCTGAAGCTATATCTATTTACTGTCACCGTATGATTTTTGATTCATAAAGGTTTTCAGAACAAATATGATTTGATTCATAAAGGTTTTCAGAAAATTTGTTCTTAAAACAAAAAGGTGATGtgttttatgataatatatCTACAGATTCATCCATAAACATTCTCTCAGATTTACTAATTTTTGtcgaaaaaaaaagacttactAATTTTTCTGTACTGTATTAAATTTTAAGTCTTACCAATTTAACAAATGTAACTCTTATAACTATAACTTTACCAATTTAACAAATGTAACTCTTTTAACTATAACTATTCGCTTAAAAATCCATTTTCATACGGAACTCGcatttgtttaattatatagATGTACCCATGATGATAAATGCAGGCCAATCCGTCGCAGTACCCAATTATTCGAGCAATATGAGCATGATAAAATTCACTATGTCGATCTGGAAGTTTGTAACAACAAATAACAATTTTGTCTTGGTCGCCATGCTCTAAAGtatctttcaaaaaaatgatTCCTGAATTTCTTTCAACTCGGTGGCCGGGTTAATCACCAAACCCACATTACCGTGATACCTCACCATTTTACAATCATTATCAATTTTAGCACCCTCAGGCAAGGATGTGGAAACGTACTCTTCGGTACCCACCTTGAACCTCATGATTGTTTGGGCAAAACTTGGAAATATTTTGGCACCATAGTACACAAAGCCACGTTTGCATATTCCATTAGTTGTTCCCAAATGGTAATTGTCACACTTGATGGCTCCCAAAATCGTACACCAACACCAACCGTGTAAACTCGGTGATCGTTTATTACTaagtatgaaaatatatattatatatagaatatCGTAAATTTTTCATAAACTTAATGTAAAATAACTCatgaatatttaataataacaaattcTTATGAAACTGTATATAATTATTACATTAACTTCTCTAACATATATTATGCATTTTTCggttttttcttattttttctttattattttgttttttttattaaacttttgctaatatttttttaatattttacatatttttccaaatatttatttctctaTCTAAATAGTAATACCAAACATataatcaatgaattaaaaataatcttataattcttttaaatcataatattatcttattcactttattatttgatttaaatataaaatatttttaatcaaaattctCACGTGttccattaaattttattcagttTTCAAAgcttattatttataaaaatatatagttattataaaaagattgataattattatatatgattatattttatttgcgTCTTAAAAACTTGTTCAAATCAAATCTAGTATTCATTAAGTACCTTATTTTCTTTATTGAGATGGCAAAACACATTCTGAAAACACTCAGAAGAGAATACCCAGGGATTAGAAAACTTGATGCACGAGAAAACCAACTAAGACATGAACTTGAAACCTCACTTCACATAATTTCTGAGatagaggaaaaaaaagagagaaactgCAGTCGAAGATATCTTTACATGGATCCGGAGAGCAAGTCAAGGCATTTCAGAGTCGATTAATGGAGACAGAGAAGTTATCCAAGTTGGAGAGACTGGAACTAAAAATTCTAGTTCAAGAGTTTTCTGTGGGTGAATCAGGAAAGCAATAGATAATCCCTTCATTCACTAGTTTGACCTTTggaaaaatatttcatatatgaCCGAAACAGATAGCTAATCCTCAAAGGTTTTATCATCCACACCATTTTCAAAAAACAACATAATCAACTCATCACGGATCTTTACGGGTAAAATTTAGTAGggttagtaataaaaattagttgCACACTGTAACAAGCTGATTGattatcataataataaatCTATCATTTTCACACAGAGAAAAACAAAGCTAAATAAATATCTTACTTTGTAACCATCATTTTCCAAACTCAGAGATATTATAAACATCATGCCACCCAAAAAAAGTTCATATCTTAGGCAGAGTTAGAAACGTAAAAGACAgttccaaagaagaaaataacaCAAGACTTCTAAGATAAAACATATAGACTTCTAAGATAAACATATTCATACCAGTTTTGTCTAATTAACATTACCAAAGATCACATGATACTACAACCAGCTGGATTCTCATCACTGAACATATCAGTATAAGGACCCGAGTGTGGGGGCGGCATTGGCGGCGGATGAGCATAATTCACTGCTGGATACTGCCGTGCATACATCATCGGATGGTACATTTCTCCACCGTGACCACCACCATATCCTCCATGAGCTGCAGcagcttgttgttgttgttgttgctggtGCATCATCATTTGCATATACTGTTGTTGGTTCATTTGATGATTTGCCTGAGCTGGTGGTGGATAATATCCTCCTCCTCCACTCATCGGCAACCCTTGTACCGCCGGATAGGAGCCGCCTTGGTGTCCCATTTGACCACCTTGACCCATCATGCCCATTGGATGACCACCTTGACTCATCATGCCCATAGGACCACCTGGACCCATTGGACCACCTTGGCCCATCATCCCCATCTGACCACCTTGTCCCATGTGGTTACCCATCCCCTTGGCGCTATGATTACCCTTGTTACCTCCTCCGCCTGCTTTGTTGTGTTTCATTAGATCATCAATACCATGGGCCCCATGAGCTCCTCCTTTCGATTTACCTCCTCCCTTTTTAGGCCCACTATCATAATGGTGAACACCTCCTCCCCCACAACCGGAGGATTTGACCTTATCACCCCCGCCACCTTCTTTCTTACCACCTCCcttcttctcatctccttttcCACTTTTAACGTTTTTGAAAAACCCTAAGAGGCCACCACCACTCTTGGCATCTGTTTTGCCGGTTTTGCCCCCACCTCCTTTACTATCTTTCCCTTCCTTCTTACCCTTCTCTCCTCCTTTACCTCCTTTCTTGCCCTCTTTTCCCATTTTACCCTCACCCATTCCCTTCATTTGCACCGGAATCTCGAAGCCACCACCTCCTCCGCCTCCTTTCTTCCCcgctcctcctccaccaccaccaccactggctttgaaaccattcatcatcatcataatctcATTAGGCCCCTTAggtccaccaccaccaccatgcTGGCTCATTTGTGGCATCTTGTTAGGCATCATCATCTTATTTGGAGGCATGTGATGCttacctcctcctcctccatgaCCTCCCATGTCACCATCCTCATCATCGAACTCATCATAATCATCTTCACTGAACTCGTCATCATAATCATCACtaaaatcatcatcttcttccgcAAACTTAACAgacttcttctgctgatccttaGACGCCACAGGAggcatcatcatcttcatatcCTTCCCACCatgaccaccaccaccaccaccagcttGAGCagccttcatcatcatcatctgttgAATCTGCTGAGGAGTCAACTGCATTGGTTGACTTCCATGTCCTTGATTctgaccaccaccaccaccaccgttaCCTTTCCCCTTAACTTGGTTGCTCTCTTTTCCACCTTTACCATTCAAATTAGGCATCCcttttcctcctcctcctccgccaccaCCGCCTATAATCTCGGCATGTTTCCCCGACTTGCTCAGCTTCTTAACGAGAATAGTAGGGTCAACGTTCCCTGTGACGGTAACTTTCCCCTGTTCTACATCTGCTTTTACAGAGTACACACCTGAAAccaaaaaaaccaaaatcatGTCAAATTCTTAATCTTCCCAATGCTTTAATCTCAAAACTTTGAACTTTATAAAGTAGCATAGAAACAGAGTACCACAGAAACAGAGTACCACCAGAAGGTAAATCTCAAAACTTTGAACTCTATGGTCGAATTTATAAAGTAACATAGAAACAGAGTTGCACAGAAACAGAGTACCACCAGAAGGTAAACCTCAAAACTTTGGACTCTATGGTCGAATTTATAAAGTAACATAGAAACAGAGTAGCATAGAAACAGAATACCACCAGAAGGTAAAGCTCAAAACTTTGAACTCCATGGTCGAGTTTATAAAGTAACATAGAAACAGAGTACCACCAGAAGATAAAGCTCAAAACTTTGGACTccttttgttttagaaaattttcatGTGAGAGATGAGAGTAACAAGGGGAAACTTCAATAATCATAGATCTATTTGCTTCAGGGAAGAAAGAACACACACCTTCGATTTTCTGCAACTGTTTCTTCACTTTATGCTTACAGCCTTCACAGTGTACGTTCACTTTCAGAACACATGTCTGCaacagaacaaaaaaatcaaacccACAGTAAACATAATcagcacacacacacacacacacatacaatcTTGAAGGGAGAGAAAGGAAGTGAAGGAGACGTGTACCTGAAGCTTCGTAACATCTTGTTTATTCATAGTTTCTCTCGGATTTGTGGGTTTCTACAGAACAAAAATatgtttagagagagagagagagagtttctgTCTCAAAACTCTTCTTTCTTTgtgaagaagagaagaggagaTAAGAATTATAAGAGGGGTATGTTCTGTAATAAAGGCGGTTGTTACTGCTGCTCAAggacagagacagagagagagagagagacgctAATTAAAAACACACTGAATACTTGTGCCTTGTTTTATCTCTCTGTTTCAGGGTTTCTTATTTTCTATGTCTGTAAAAGAGAGCGGTGGTGGCACAGGAAGCAAGGatatctttctttttgattttgcaaataatcttattttaattgtaattattttactattttcttaattaaatttaaaagtttcgcacttttttttcttctggtgCAAAGttaggagaaagaagaagcttgaAGGCAGCTTCTTTCACTTTGGCAGAACCAAGTACAGCCTCGCTTCGTCACTGTACTTAGCTGTATTCTATCTTCTGGAATACGATTTGAGTAGCACATAATTCGAATATTTTAGGTTCCTCAACTGCATTACTTAGCTGTATTAGTTTTTTTCCTATAATTAAAGTTACTTTTATTCGTAATTTCgtaaactaattaaaatgtATACTGTTTAAGTAGCTCGTATGCAAATGTTCGACTAATGACAACAAGTTTTAGACCTAAAGTATTCTCTTAATGGTCATATGGCAAATTTCATTTCCTTGCAGACTAATtagattacaaatatttttatgatacgGACATTAACATCAAATTTTCTGGATCACAATAATGATTTGTGATCAATGATTTTAATGATTGTTGACTAGAGGGTTTTGGATCCAATGACAAGCAAGAAAAGCTGTCTTTGTCACCAAGATGGACTTGTTTAACAACATCACTTACGCAAACGATGGAACTATTGAGATTCAAACAACAATTTAAGACTCCTATAATGGTAAATTATGCGATCTGGTTCATACGTGTATACTAATATACTTCATATGAAATGTTTCTTAAAAATTGTTGGATTGTCAACATTGTCTCGATGAATTAAAATTACATAACTCGATATTATTTTCTGGTAGTATCAAACCAAATctttttgaaagtttattaagaaaaagcaataataaatttatttgattctAGTTTTATGATGGaaactaggggtgggcgttcggatacccgttcgggttcggatcgggtatttcggattttcgggtatttcggtataggagtataaaacccgttcgggtatttctgtacttcgggtcgggttcgggtatttttagttcgggttcggttatttcgggtcgggttttcggatatttagattttgcaaaaaaaaattaacttcttcatttctcaagtttttttcattttaaaaaatataattttacttaactgatattttatttttaatacattgaatgatttgaagataaaatcttaaaaataaaatacactaatttgattattgttttaaaattttagctgtagcttttgttaatgcatgaaactaaaatttggacatgcattttaagcattttaagtgagcaaaaaatcacttttcttgcaattatatgtatattatctaattttaaactatgtgtataattaatataagtattttgaataaaattagagaagtaaACTATGAATATATGGTTAATAGTACATaagttcggttattttcggatatccattcgggttcgggtattacccgttcgggttcggatatccaatctcttataattcaatacccgttcgggtattttgctacttcggttcggatttcggttcgggtttttcgggtcgggttcgggtgccacttcggatatcgggtaaagtgcccacccctaatgGAAACAACTAAACACTTGATTTGGTAACTTTTATTGTCGAAGATATTTTatacacaaataaaaatatacataattttatacataAGACTTAGAGAGTTTTCTCGCCATATGTTTTTCCATGGACTGGTCACAGCAAATTCAATCCCACAACATACAAATATATGTTATTGATATGTCTACAtgagacaaagaaaaaaaaaggaaagaacagTAATGTTGATGAGCTTTATTGGGTCATGACTCATGTATGTAGGTCGATTCCACTCTTTGCTGTGAATAGAGCTCTCTTAGGCCAGCTTTCAAACACCAACAAGTCTGAAATTAGATCCATTATTAGTGAACTAGTTAATTAGCTAGTTGAAATATCTTAGAGGTTTTGTGTTAGAAACAAAACTTGACTTAATTTGCTAGTGCATGTGACGCATGTGCACCACTTCAGTGAGATAGTATCATAATAGTAAGTGGTTTTCGTCAAAAAAATCCACAATAGTTTTATACACACCATGAAGGATAAAGAAATACTATCAATAGTTCTGCCATTATTATCTAATTCACATCGTGCATTTTTAAATTAAGCATAACTTTGACTGTGTTTGATTAAAATAATCGCCATACTAACCGTAGATTATAGATATACACGTGTACGTTCGACCATAACTAACGTTTAGATGTAAGTTACAACTTACGTTACTCTAGGGACCTACGGCCGGGTTACACACACTTAGCTTAAATAGATAGAACCATGACGCCGGAGGTCGGTCCATGGCCACCTCAGAAGTCAATGACTTTTAGGTCAATGATATTTCTCCGaccaaagaaaaccaaaaaaaaaaaagaacgcaGAAAAGCTATTAAGAAAATATGAGatatttggtaaaaaaaaaagatgagataaaaataaaattgtcttAAGGGATtttgatcatcatcttcagAGATATTTTAGACCCTTGTTTTTTTCTAGATAAATTGTTAAATTTCTCTGTTGTTTTTTCATCTTCTATATACATAGAAAAACAACCTCGTGACTAACATTGTTGTCAGCTTAATTTTATCTGTCAGTTTGTTTATTTTCAACATTTTTCACCCTTATcggttttattttgattgtttgAATTCACACTGCTGTTAAAAGAGACTTTGGAAATCGCTAAGCAAATTTGTAAtgtagtttaaataaataaaaaaatgtttttttttgactaaaaataaaacaattggTACGTGGAGTTAATTTATTATTGCATGCAAGACTCCTCttataaagataaaaatgtCCAGCTTGTAGTAATTTCA
This region includes:
- the LOC130504328 gene encoding uncharacterized protein LOC130504328, with protein sequence MMTGGNYTTIDSQKVSGSVPSVPDPGHTTVKFTESNLQTFPPSAAQGKISGGSNPPRDADDTFSGPGNGSSSRDEPQSGGWLHKFTVGAYKPFFDVDTSDVVDRLKESLFPFRGTFTEKTADKPDLYGPFWICTTLIFVAASIGTFVTYVAHKWKKQEWNYDINLVTWSAGVFYGYVTLVPLALYVVLKYFSAPSGLVQLFCLYGYSLFIFIPALCLSVVPVEIFRWVIAGVAGFMSATFVALNLKAHINSAGERSILIIASIFLLQLGLAVVLKLYLFTVTV
- the LOC108813101 gene encoding heavy metal-associated isoprenylated plant protein 34: MNKQDVTKLQTCVLKVNVHCEGCKHKVKKQLQKIEGVYSVKADVEQGKVTVTGNVDPTILVKKLSKSGKHAEIIGGGGGGGGGKGMPNLNGKGGKESNQVKGKGNGGGGGGQNQGHGSQPMQLTPQQIQQMMMMKAAQAGGGGGGHGGKDMKMMMPPVASKDQQKKSVKFAEEDDDFSDDYDDEFSEDDYDEFDDEDGDMGGHGGGGGKHHMPPNKMMMPNKMPQMSQHGGGGGPKGPNEIMMMMNGFKASGGGGGGGAGKKGGGGGGGFEIPVQMKGMGEGKMGKEGKKGGKGGEKGKKEGKDSKGGGGKTGKTDAKSGGGLLGFFKNVKSGKGDEKKGGGKKEGGGGDKVKSSGCGGGGVHHYDSGPKKGGGKSKGGAHGAHGIDDLMKHNKAGGGGNKGNHSAKGMGNHMGQGGQMGMMGQGGPMGPGGPMGMMSQGGHPMGMMGQGGQMGHQGGSYPAVQGLPMSGGGGYYPPPAQANHQMNQQQYMQMMMHQQQQQQQAAAAHGGYGGGHGGEMYHPMMYARQYPAVNYAHPPPMPPPHSGPYTDMFSDENPAGCSIM